The Triticum aestivum cultivar Chinese Spring chromosome 5A, IWGSC CS RefSeq v2.1, whole genome shotgun sequence genomic sequence agacttggacgacactgcgacaggccctacctcaacaaccgaccccaacaatgtTGGCGCTCCTTCATCGACTCAGTGATGATATTTTTCAGGGGCGTTAGTTCTCATttttttcgacccttttggtcattcgatgacaaagggagaGAAATTTAatttagtcttcaagcgggtctacttatatgggcgtttttttgctaagctacaactctcgttcttttgaagactttgctggatcgagttgtaaacttaaacccgatggtggtctgatacttttgctgtgttcttctgcatgcttattcctcatatatgttaatgcacgcatgctgaattacaccagtcaccatatttcagcatgcatttcaaattcttcatattatatgttaaatgcgtgtatgaattacaagatataggaggagatctccatgattctactcttcaagtgtgcattccttcaaaagcaaattcctcattatgcacatcttcagggggagttcttctatatcttgcaatcaaattcctcaatatcagtatttacacctCATATGTTTACcctcgttgaaaacttaacctatattgtcatcaatcaccaaaaaggggagattgtaagtgcatctagtgccccttagtgattttggtgtattgaagacttatatgttaagagactgatgcgtttgtgagtgtacacacgtctataagtctatgaggagtttgatatttacagagaaagtcgacccctaaaaatgaagttcttcgactgaggACTTTGGACTTTctaagtgaagaaattggtgtgaccgtgaagacttgatattcattcgaggaacatgaagcatgaagacttttgttttcgtagtttcttttcctctttcttgagtcataggaaacaccgtactgttaaagggggtcaaggaaaaactaaggaaaagtttccatgtgatgctcaactcaaaatcctacatctaccaatcccttcgagtgaagccattggaaatctcatacagttcagtcaatttcttcagtgatagagaaggagttcttctggtctctgaggaatttgttctgactcaggagttaggaattcgctagtgcggattgcctacaagtgaggaacatgatagccctgaggaatttgatagtcaaatttccgatcgttgctgtgctacgcgccagctgtcccaaaatatcttcccacctaatggtcatatcattgaagggcatttatgtcttatcatgtcgggctgctccctaggctataaatagccgcccctacaaccactaatTGGTTGGCTgtttcgagagaaactgacacttgtcatttgagagcatccatcctccaaggactttgagcgaaaatcatcaagtgagcaaaacccaaacccaaacacctacaaactcaaagtgattgagcatcactaaagagattgatcctgcgtggatccgacgcttgttacctttgaagaccgtgcatcttccagacggttaggcgtcaaggtctagagcatccaagagaaaattgtggatcaccgagtgaccgaatttgtgaaggtttggaagtcacctgaagacttaccacgagtgattgtgcGAGGTCTGTGTgaacttagctcaaggagaatacggtgaggactaagtgtcctgaactgcgtgttcaggactgggtgtccgggactgtgtgtccgcaggtttgaatacctagccgccctaaccagacgtacaactgttacatcagttggaactggtctaccaaatcattgtcttcaccaagccaactggttctatttccttaaccgttccatttcctcattaccatgttgtgtgcttgttcatatctgttcgaagactttgattgaagactttctcaatttccccatttcaatttcttcagtttgtttgtcttcatcctgtttattctgtgtttacgctttctgtactctgtgcttgttttcatttcatcatgatgaccatgcttatgttctgttatgtttgcatttgagtacttattccgctgcaaatagttcttctcttaggaattttCTCACcatgaaattcctcagtgaagaattcctaaaaatcgcctattcacccccctctagtcgacttaacgcactttcacttgTGCCAATTAGCATctttccattcttttatttctttacGTCGGGAGAGCCCACCAAACCAGTTTTCACTTGTTCGCTGATTTCTGGGTggttttttgcttttctttttttaaatgcacgaacattttttcaaattcgtgacccttttttcaaattcaatgatctTTTTATAAAAAGAAAtgctttttttcaaatttgatgaactttttttaaaatcaatGAATTTTTTCAAATTTATAGACTTTCTTACAAATTTCATGAAAATTCTTGAATtcacatttttttttatttttgggtgaAAAGTCAATAGTTGACTGGTCCAGTTGAGCGAATGAGGCGATTGAGCTGAAATGGAACAAGCGAACGAGGcaacatgggccggcccagctcccactTGTTGTAGAAAGTGGAGAATGTGCGCCCCGCGTTAGAGCGTACGAGGGCAAGCATTTTAACACGACGCATGTTTCAGAAACATAGCTACGGTTGCAGAAATCGTCAGAGGAGTGCCCGGCATGAGACTTCATTGTTGTCGTGCTGGAGTAGAGGCAGATGCCTGGGGTGCTGATTCGGAGGAGGCGCGACGACCCCGACGGCCGGCGACGCTCCATGGCCGAGGCACTCAAGCCATGGTGAGGCAGTGGTGCAGTCTCAGTGGATCTTTGCAACAAGATCCATGTTGCAAAGCCACAAGCACAACAAGCTAGCTGTTGCGAAGACACCCAGTTGGCTGGGACAGTAGATCGCACGGTGTTTCGGCCAGCATCCAACGTTTACCGAGGTGGATGATCTTATCGGTTTATCACCCGGCGGACGCGTAGTATTGCCCAAAAAGTTAAcaaaattgaaaagaatttgaagaaaatgttcttgatggaTCGAACTCAAGACCTGTATGTTCACAGCTCATCGCGTTAACCACTAGGGACATCACACAATTCCGAATAGTAACTTCTTtagctcttttattttttttctctagtTCGCATATTTCctgttctttttattctttttctatcTGTTTATTTTTTTAAATGCGTGATTTTTAATCGATAGACTTTTTcttcaaaattggtgaacttttttttaaaaaaaatccatgaactttttccaaatcgctgatttttcttttcaaattttgtgatttttttaaacatttgaacgaaccttttcaaaattttgtgaactttttaaaaattgatgaCATCTTTCAAGATCGATGGAACATTTTTACAAAACCGATGAACTTTATTCAATTGTgatattatttttttcaaaatcaatgaaccctTTTTCAAAATTTAGAATTCTGAAAAGACGgaattttcatgaacttttttcaaaattatatgaatttttcAAGTTCAtaaactttttaaaaatttgtgaattttgTTAGAATTTCATGATCTTTTTGAAATTCCAAGAACtcttcaaatccatgaactttcttCAAGTTCATGTTTTTTTCTCAAATTactgaactttttaaaatttctgTAGACTTTTTTTAGTACATGGACCTTTTCTTTTTGAAACAAATTTGCGAAGTTTTGTTTATTGTTTGTGAGCTTTTTTTTAATCTGTGAACTTCCAAATTTGGAACAGGGTGGCTATAATTGTTCTTAAGTATTTCGGATCACTATTGCCAGTTAGCGCTGGTGGTTAGGCAAGCACGTGTAGGAATTCAGCGTTGCGAGTTTAAATCAAAATGACGCTGAAGGCGCCGATTAGGAGCTCTCCCCAAAACGGCTTTCCTTTTTTCACTTCCTCGCACAACGGAGACGGGCCGATGATAAGGCCGTCACCGAAGGAGGAAAAAAAATAATCTTCGCGCGGTGCCCGGGGTGTCGCCCTCGCCGGGAAAACGGCCGCCTTGGCGCGCCTCCGCTTCGACTACGAAATACGGCGTACGTATATGACCCGCCGCTTTGGCAGGTTGTATTTAATCAGTGTACGGACGGACGGAGGACGACAGAGATTTTCCTCGCACGTGCCGCGGATAAGGAGCCGGCGCAGCACGTCCTCTCGCTCCCTTACCCGACAAGCAGGGAATCCCGCGCGGTCGAATCGAAATTTGGACGCACCATTGCAAAATTGCAATCGTACTCAAATTTACAGTGCAAACATTCAGCTGCAATGTGAATCTCTCTACCAGCTGCAATGTGAAAACGCACATGCTGAGCATCTCTCCAATCACTTGCAATGTATATACTCTCGCTGTCAATCAAGCGCCGAAAGCGATTTACACGATCAGAAGTTCAGAATTACTGTACAGTGCAAAACATGAAACATGCAAGGAGTGGTCGCGAAGGAAAGAACCTCTTGAAAAAATCTTGCTTGGACGTCCACCGCTGCCGCCGCGAGCACAGGAGCTACCTACCATCTGCCTATTTAAACCTCGCCCATCAGCCCTTCTGGTCGCGTCAACAAACGAACTCGTACGTGCTACTAAAGTTTGCACCAAGCGTAGCACGTTCAACCATGTCCAAGGAGGAGGTGATCGCCGGCGGCGACACGGCGGACGTGGCCGTGGAGAAGGCGCCGTACTGGGACCCGCCGCCGGCACCTCTGCTGGACACGAGCGAGCTGACCCGCTGGTCGCTGTACCGCGCGGTCATCGCCGAGTTCGTGGCCACGCTCATCTTCCTCTACGTCAGCCTCGCCACCGTCATCGGCTACAAGAGCCAGTCGTCCGTCCAGGCCTGCACCGGCGTGGGGTACCTCGGCGTCGCCTGGGCCTTCGGCGCCACCATCTTCGTCCTCGTCTACTGCACCGGCGGCGTCTCAGGCACGCACATATGCACACGTCCATCTCTCTCTGCAACAACTTAACACACACATGGATACGATACGTGAACTGTCGAGTGTGTGCTGCTGCAGGTGGCCACATCAACCCGGCGGTGACGTTCGGGCTGTTCGTGGGGAGGAAGCTGTCGCTGGTGCGCACGGTGCTGTACATCGTGGCGCAGTGCCTCGGCGCCATCTGCGGCGCCGGCATGGTGAAGGGCATCGCGGGGGCCAGCTACGAGACCCTCGGCGGCGGCGCAAACACGGTGGCCGACGGCGTCTCGGTCGGGGCGGGGCTCGGCGCGGAGATCGCCGGCACGTTCGTGCTGGTGTACACCGTGCTCTCCGCCACCGACCCCA encodes the following:
- the LOC123107567 gene encoding probable aquaporin PIP2-7, with product MSKEEVIAGGDTADVAVEKAPYWDPPPAPLLDTSELTRWSLYRAVIAEFVATLIFLYVSLATVIGYKSQSSVQACTGVGYLGVAWAFGATIFVLVYCTGGVSGGHINPAVTFGLFVGRKLSLVRTVLYIVAQCLGAICGAGMVKGIAGASYETLGGGANTVADGVSVGAGLGAEIAGTFVLVYTVLSATDPKRTARDSFIPVLVPLPIGFAVFIVHLATIPITGTGINPARSLGAAVMYNQHKAWKDHWIFWVGPLLGATVAALYHRFVLRGEAAKALGSFRSTGAATART